Genomic DNA from Nonomuraea rubra:
CAGCTTCCCGAAGGTGGCGAGGTCGCCGTGCAGGCGTGGCAGCGGCGGTTCGAGGTCGATCAGCTCGAAGACGGTGACGCCGCCGAAGCCGATGGAGCGCAGCGCGCTGGTCGAGGTCGTGCGGGCAGTACGCGCGGCCATGCCCGCCCGCGCGGCGCTCGGCGTCAAGCTCAACACGGCGGACTTCCAGCGCGGCGGCTTCCAGCAGGAGGACGCGCCCTTCCGTGCGACTGGCTCTCCGGACGTCCCGGCCCCGAGCCGCTGCCCGCCTCGCCGTCGTCCGACAAGGCCACGGTCTCCGCCGCGAAGCAGGCGGCGGTCCGCTGGATCCTGCGGCGGACCGCCGCCCGCGGAACCGCTCCCGAGACCACCGACCCCGACGCCGCGCTGCGCCTGGACGCGCGCCGCCGCGCCCTGCTCCTGCGGCGTTACCGGGGCTGGCTGGCCGGCGGGTAGCCAGCCCCACCCCGCACGACCTCGGACGGCACGGCGAGGCGCGGGAGCGGTGGGGTGCGCCCGGCCACCTCCGACCCGCACCTCGCCCCGTCGGCGGACCGGCGCGGTCCGGGAGCCGCGCCGAAGTACGGGCTCAGCAGCGGGCCCAGCGTGGCCGCCATCAGCCGGTCGCGCGGCTCGATGGCCCGCCGAGCACCGTCGAACGGCACCCCCAGCGTGCTGACCGCGCCCGTGGCCGCCGACCTGACGACGATCTTCAGCATGTCGTCGATGCCGTTGCGCCGCAGGAACTGGTCGGCGAAGTCCCGCTCCGGGCCGGTCGCCCGCAGGCGAAGCCGCCCGAGGGTCGCCACGCCGTGGCGCGTCAGGCAGGCGACCCCGTCGTGCGAGGCGAACGGATTGTTCCAGCGCCAGCGCTCGACGTACTCCTCCACGAAGTCCGGCCGGAACGTGGTGAGGTACTGCTCCTCGCCGTCGCCGCCCGCCGCCAGATACGCGGGATTCTCGGCCACGAACGCGTCGACCCACCCGAGGTGCACGGCCAGCGCCTCGGCCAGCACCGGATAGAGCGCCCCCTGCCGGGCCCCGGCCACCTGCTCCAGCACCTTGATGAGCTTCCGGTATTCCAGCTGTTCCACGGATCCGCCGATCGCACTCGTTCTCGCCCGCTCCAGGATTCCGCAACGGGGAGCCGGTCACCCATGACTTGACCAAGGAAGCCGCTGGAAAGCTTCATGCCGGGGACGCTCTCCGGCCGCCGATGACGGCAAATGCGGCAAAGACCTCGACGTGGGGCCGTCCCGGCGTGGGTCTAAGATCGTTGGGCCCCGTCCCGAGGAGGAGTCACCGCATGGATCGCCGACGTTTCCTGGCCCTGGCAGGCGCCACCGGCCTCGGTGCCGCGGCCGGACACGTCGCCCCCGCCCAGGCCGCGAGCTACCCCCACTACGACGCCGGCATCCCCGCCGAGGCGCACACCAAGCTGGGCGAGCTGGCCGCGTACGGTGTCACGGCGCTCGCCTTCACCCCGTCCGGCGGCTGGGTCGTCGTCACCCAGGACGGCCGGTACTTCGCCCGCGGCATCCCCGACGCCTGCTTCACCGAGCTCGGCAAGCTCAGCGCCGCCGGCAGGAAGATCCACTGCGTGGCCTTCCCGCCGGAGGGCGGCGACCGGTGGGTGATCACCACCGACCGCGGGGTGACGGCCCGCGGCATCCCCGAGGCCTGCCGGCAGCGCGCCGAGTCCTTCTACCAGGCCGGGCAGCAGGTCGTGGACGTCGCCTTCCCGCCGGCCGGCGGCGACCGCTGGGTGGTGACCGCCTCCGCCGGGTTCCACGCCAAGGGGGTGGACGACGAGTGTTACCAGATGATGCGCAACCTCACGCAGGGCGGGCGCCGCATCACCCGCGTCGCCTTCCCGCGCGCCGGCGGCTGGACGGTCGTCGCCCAGGACGAGTTCCACGCCCGCGGCATCCCCGGCGCCTGCTTCGATCGCATGAACACCCTGGCGGGCGGCGGCTGGCAGGTGCACAGCGTGGCCTTCTCTCCGTCCGGCGGCTGGGCGCTGGCCTCGCGCGGCAAGGCTCCGGCGCTGCCCGCCGACAAGGTGCGCCAGGTCGAGAACGCGGTCGGCGGCTCGACGATCTGGCAGCGGATGAACGCGTACCGGACGCCCGGGGTCGCGGTCGCGGTGGTCATCGGCAACAAGATCGCCTGGTCGACCGGGTACGGGTGGCTGGAGGCCGGCGGCGCCGCGGCGGCCCATCCCGAGACGGCGTTCCAGGCCGCCTCGATCAGCAAGGCCGTCACCGCGGTCGGCGTCCTGCGCCTGCTGCAGACCCGCGAGATCGCGCTCGGCGCCGACATCCGTCCCTACCTCGGCTGGAACCTGCCCCGCCGTTCCTGCGTGACGTCCACGGCGGTGCCCACGATCGACCGGATGCTGACCCACCGCGCCGGCGTGATCGGCCGCGGCTCGACCACCCCGGCGAGCGCCTGCACCGGGTTCGACGCGGGCGGCGGCGGCTTCCCCGGCTACGGCCCCGACGCCACCGTGCCCACGCTGCTGGAGATCATGAACGGCGCGGGCAACACCCCGAAGATCGAGCTGACCACCGCGCCGGGCGCCGAGTACCACTACTCGGGAGCCGGGTTCGTGCTGCTGCAGCGGATGGTGGAGCAGCAGACCGGGATGACGCTGGCCCAGTACATGCAGCAGGAGGTGTTCGCGCCGCTCGGCATGACCACCAGCTCCTACGCCCTCACCCCCGGCTTCGAGCCGGCCGCCGGCCACACCACCACCGGCGCGGTGATCCCCGGCAGGCGCAACCGCTACCCCGAGTCGGCCGCCGCCGGCCTCTACACCAACGTGCTGGACCTGTGCCGCCTGGTGTCCTACCTCAACCGGGCCTACACCGCCTCCGGCGACCTCGCCGGCCCGCTCACCAGAGCCTCGGTCCGTACGCTGCTCAGCCAGGGGCCCCAGCCCGGCATGGGCCGCGGCCTGTTCCTCTCCGGAGCGGGCACCGACGGCTTCTCCTACAGCCACGACGGCTCCAACTACGGCTTCAAGTCGGTGTTCACCGGCTACCCGAAGCTCGGTGCGGGCTTCGCCGTCCTGGCCAACGGCAGCAGCACCAGCCTGGTCACCGAGATCGCCGCCGCCGTCAGGAAGGTGTATGGCTGGCCCTGATCCGCCCTCAGACCTCCGTGATGTGCACCCGTTCGCCCTGCTGCCCGTAGATGGCGATCGTCTCGGCCGGCAGGTCGTCCCGGGCGTTGCCGATCCAGTGCGCGGTGCTGGTGTCGAACTCTGCCGCCTCGCCCGCCGTCAGCACCGTCCGGGTGCCGGT
This window encodes:
- a CDS encoding serine hydrolase domain-containing protein; the protein is MDRRRFLALAGATGLGAAAGHVAPAQAASYPHYDAGIPAEAHTKLGELAAYGVTALAFTPSGGWVVVTQDGRYFARGIPDACFTELGKLSAAGRKIHCVAFPPEGGDRWVITTDRGVTARGIPEACRQRAESFYQAGQQVVDVAFPPAGGDRWVVTASAGFHAKGVDDECYQMMRNLTQGGRRITRVAFPRAGGWTVVAQDEFHARGIPGACFDRMNTLAGGGWQVHSVAFSPSGGWALASRGKAPALPADKVRQVENAVGGSTIWQRMNAYRTPGVAVAVVIGNKIAWSTGYGWLEAGGAAAAHPETAFQAASISKAVTAVGVLRLLQTREIALGADIRPYLGWNLPRRSCVTSTAVPTIDRMLTHRAGVIGRGSTTPASACTGFDAGGGGFPGYGPDATVPTLLEIMNGAGNTPKIELTTAPGAEYHYSGAGFVLLQRMVEQQTGMTLAQYMQQEVFAPLGMTTSSYALTPGFEPAAGHTTTGAVIPGRRNRYPESAAAGLYTNVLDLCRLVSYLNRAYTASGDLAGPLTRASVRTLLSQGPQPGMGRGLFLSGAGTDGFSYSHDGSNYGFKSVFTGYPKLGAGFAVLANGSSTSLVTEIAAAVRKVYGWP